In Actinoplanes derwentensis, the following proteins share a genomic window:
- a CDS encoding sensor histidine kinase produces the protein MAGVSEQRTFLAARIDRWGRERPSSQDLLVAGLMWLFLGLPGLALAGVTGLAVGTLTIGALALRRRSPVGVLGWSVGVFAVQLLVVPIPLPANAAQAVVVYTVAAHVGSSAVRTLALGLGVLGSLAGGFRWSTPPRYLPNALVIGVILAVCTALIWVIGELVRGGRVNTAALHEALRRQERLVAQQRRVLAAAEIHDIVAHSLTVVIVQADAAAYAAEHGRSWQRADAGAALTTVAGTARTALAEVRGVIEMLHRPEPAEQSPGAAVTWDQVRRLIESVRAAGLPVDHTGAPAWFDELPGEVRLTVFRAVREALTNVLKHAGAGATAELTFDRDGDTVRVRVEDDGPAGNTPVEPGHGLTGLRERLRPLDGVLTAGPRLSGGFAVDVTIPGGRR, from the coding sequence GTGGCGGGAGTCTCGGAGCAGCGCACGTTTCTCGCCGCGCGGATCGACCGGTGGGGGCGGGAGCGGCCCAGCTCGCAGGACCTTCTGGTCGCCGGGCTGATGTGGCTGTTCCTCGGGTTGCCGGGGCTGGCGCTGGCCGGGGTCACCGGGCTGGCCGTGGGCACGCTGACGATCGGGGCGCTGGCGTTGCGGCGGCGGTCTCCGGTGGGGGTGCTGGGGTGGTCGGTGGGCGTGTTCGCCGTACAACTGCTGGTGGTCCCGATTCCGCTGCCGGCCAACGCGGCGCAGGCGGTGGTCGTCTACACCGTGGCCGCCCACGTCGGCTCGTCGGCCGTACGAACGCTGGCTCTGGGTCTGGGGGTCCTCGGGTCTCTGGCCGGTGGGTTCCGGTGGAGCACCCCGCCCCGGTACCTGCCGAACGCACTGGTGATCGGCGTGATCCTCGCGGTCTGCACAGCGCTGATCTGGGTGATCGGGGAGCTGGTGCGCGGTGGGCGGGTCAACACGGCGGCGCTGCACGAGGCCCTGCGCCGGCAGGAACGCCTGGTGGCCCAGCAGCGGCGGGTGCTCGCGGCCGCGGAGATCCACGACATCGTGGCGCACTCGCTCACCGTGGTGATCGTGCAGGCCGACGCAGCCGCGTATGCCGCCGAGCACGGGCGGTCGTGGCAGCGGGCCGACGCGGGCGCGGCGCTCACCACGGTCGCGGGTACGGCCCGGACGGCTCTCGCCGAGGTTCGCGGGGTGATCGAGATGCTGCACCGGCCGGAGCCCGCCGAACAATCGCCGGGTGCCGCGGTGACCTGGGACCAAGTGCGCCGGTTGATCGAGTCGGTGCGGGCCGCCGGCCTGCCGGTCGACCACACGGGCGCACCCGCGTGGTTCGACGAGCTGCCGGGCGAGGTCCGGCTCACGGTGTTCCGTGCGGTCCGCGAGGCGTTGACGAACGTCCTCAAACACGCCGGCGCCGGAGCCACCGCCGAGCTGACGTTCGACCGTGACGGTGACACGGTCCGCGTGCGTGTCGAGGACGACGGCCCGGCCGGGAACACGCCGGTGGAGCCGGGGCACGGCCTGACCGGGCTGCGGGAACGGCTGCGCCCGCTGGACGGGGTGCTGACGGCCGGGCCCCGGCTGTCCGGCGGGTTCGCCGTCGACGTCACGATCCCGGGAGGACGGCGATGA
- a CDS encoding SDR family NAD(P)-dependent oxidoreductase — MTNDLDGKVALVIGGSRGIGAGVAARLAEDGADVVLTFQHRDDKAAGVMKQIEGFGRRGMALQVDCAAPEAVTTAVDRAVAQFGRLDIVVNNAAWFFVGPVEDLGLEEFDRMMAVNVRAPFLASKAAARHMGDGGRIITIGSNIVERTVFPGFSLYSMSKTALVGLTKGLSRDLGPRGITVNLVNPGPIGTDLNPADGPAAATITGFTALGRYGTPAEIATAVAYLAGDGARYITGAVINVDGGFSV; from the coding sequence ATGACAAACGATCTCGACGGCAAGGTGGCATTGGTGATCGGCGGGAGCCGGGGCATCGGCGCCGGTGTGGCGGCACGGTTGGCCGAGGACGGCGCTGACGTGGTGCTGACCTTCCAGCACCGCGACGACAAGGCCGCGGGCGTGATGAAGCAGATCGAGGGCTTCGGCCGCCGCGGCATGGCGCTGCAGGTGGATTGCGCCGCCCCGGAGGCGGTGACCACCGCGGTAGACCGTGCGGTCGCCCAGTTCGGGCGGTTGGACATTGTGGTCAACAACGCGGCGTGGTTCTTCGTCGGGCCGGTGGAGGATCTCGGGCTGGAGGAGTTCGATCGCATGATGGCGGTCAACGTGCGGGCGCCGTTCCTAGCGTCGAAGGCTGCGGCCAGGCACATGGGTGACGGTGGACGGATCATCACCATCGGAAGCAACATAGTGGAACGCACGGTGTTCCCGGGCTTCTCGCTGTATTCGATGAGCAAGACCGCCCTGGTAGGCCTGACGAAGGGGCTCAGCCGGGACCTCGGCCCGCGCGGTATCACCGTCAATCTGGTCAACCCCGGCCCGATCGGCACAGACCTGAACCCGGCTGACGGACCGGCCGCAGCCACGATCACCGGTTTCACCGCGCTCGGCCGCTATGGAACACCGGCCGAGATCGCGACGGCGGTCGCCTACCTCGCCGGCGACGGCGCCCGGTACATCACCGGCGCGGTGATCAACGTCGACGGCGGCTTCTCGGTCTGA
- a CDS encoding NmrA/HSCARG family protein, translating to MSDRRVITVLGATGRQGGSVVRAIAADPDGGFTARAVTRDKNSAKAKELGDLGVEVVEADLDDEAGLRRAFDGAHGAFVVTNFWEPLDAGSQATTRTERERAQVRNAAGAAAAAGLQHVIWSTLEDTRRYLPGASRPEGGYPVPHADGKADADAFFRDAGVPTTFVNAPMYYEMPLTLTPPRRAENGAVVLALPIGAVQVVSGTVENVGRVAYGIFKAGDPMIGRTVPIASDLTTGEQFAEGIAAALGEPVRYVPLDPAALLASGMPDAEEVVNMFQFFINAEKDLVAGVDFDLLRRFGADLQPFADWAVANRDRFRALGL from the coding sequence ATGAGCGACAGACGAGTGATCACAGTTCTCGGAGCGACCGGCCGGCAGGGCGGCAGCGTGGTGCGGGCGATCGCCGCCGATCCGGACGGCGGATTCACCGCACGGGCAGTGACGCGTGACAAGAACAGCGCGAAGGCGAAGGAACTCGGCGACCTGGGCGTCGAGGTCGTCGAAGCCGATCTCGACGACGAGGCGGGCCTTCGGCGTGCGTTCGACGGTGCCCACGGTGCGTTCGTGGTGACGAACTTCTGGGAGCCGCTGGATGCCGGTTCGCAAGCGACGACCCGTACCGAACGCGAACGGGCGCAGGTCCGCAACGCGGCCGGCGCCGCCGCGGCGGCGGGGCTCCAGCACGTCATCTGGTCCACCCTCGAGGACACCCGGCGATACCTGCCGGGCGCTTCCCGGCCGGAGGGCGGCTACCCGGTGCCGCACGCCGACGGCAAGGCGGACGCGGACGCCTTCTTCCGGGACGCGGGGGTGCCGACGACCTTCGTCAACGCGCCGATGTACTACGAGATGCCGTTGACGTTGACCCCACCCCGGCGCGCCGAGAACGGCGCCGTCGTCCTGGCGTTGCCGATCGGAGCGGTCCAAGTGGTCAGCGGCACCGTCGAGAACGTCGGCCGCGTCGCGTACGGGATCTTCAAAGCCGGCGACCCGATGATCGGCCGGACCGTACCGATCGCCTCCGATCTGACCACCGGAGAGCAGTTCGCCGAAGGGATCGCCGCGGCGCTCGGTGAGCCCGTCCGATATGTTCCGCTCGACCCCGCCGCTCTTCTGGCGTCCGGCATGCCCGACGCCGAAGAAGTAGTGAACATGTTCCAGTTCTTCATCAACGCGGAGAAGGACCTGGTCGCCGGCGTCGACTTCGACCTGCTACGCCGCTTCGGCGCGGATCTCCAGCCCTTCGCCGACTGGGCGGTCGCCAACCGGGACCGCTTCCGTGCTCTGGGCCTCTGA
- a CDS encoding MarR family winged helix-turn-helix transcriptional regulator — translation MVEEHWLDDSQQKAWRAYLTMVRELDRHLRQHLQRASGMSVTEFELLARLSEAPGHRLPVATLATVTGWEPSRLSHQLARTGKRGLIDRVPSDEARYPDAVLTEEGLAVIARAAPQHAAAVHALFIEPLGPDGLDTLATITRTVLNGLEAHQSDACSLHAHEESPETD, via the coding sequence ATGGTGGAAGAACATTGGCTCGACGACAGCCAGCAGAAGGCCTGGCGCGCCTACCTGACGATGGTCCGCGAACTCGACCGCCATCTACGGCAGCATCTCCAGCGGGCGAGCGGCATGTCGGTGACCGAATTCGAACTGCTCGCCCGGCTGTCCGAGGCACCGGGACACCGCCTGCCGGTCGCCACCCTGGCCACCGTCACCGGATGGGAACCGAGCCGGCTCTCCCATCAACTCGCCCGGACCGGCAAACGCGGCCTGATCGACCGCGTGCCCTCGGACGAGGCGCGCTACCCCGACGCCGTCCTGACCGAGGAAGGACTCGCCGTCATCGCCCGGGCGGCACCCCAGCACGCGGCAGCCGTGCACGCCCTGTTCATCGAACCCCTCGGGCCGGACGGTCTCGACACTCTCGCGACGATCACCCGGACCGTCCTGAACGGCCTCGAAGCCCACCAGAGCGACGCCTGCTCACTGCACGCGCACGAGGAGTCACCCGAGACGGATTGA
- a CDS encoding M15 family metallopeptidase has protein sequence MTSVVIGVVAPAAADDGYRASIKTIGLADARAMTGVSWHRGCPVPISDLRRVKLTHWGFDGVRHRGELIVHQKVARSVVDAFRVLYSTRFPVRTMLPVDRFGGDDDASMAADNTSAFNCRPKTGSTSGFSVHSYGKAIDINTLENPYVKGTVVQPPAGKTFTNRANVRPGMIKHGDRVWRAFTTRGFTWGGDWTSLKDYQHFEAPI, from the coding sequence GTGACCAGCGTCGTAATCGGTGTTGTCGCACCCGCCGCGGCCGACGACGGCTACCGGGCCTCGATCAAGACCATAGGTCTCGCTGACGCGCGCGCGATGACCGGGGTCTCGTGGCACCGGGGCTGTCCGGTGCCGATCTCGGACCTGCGCCGGGTGAAGTTGACACACTGGGGCTTCGACGGGGTCCGGCACCGCGGCGAGTTGATCGTCCACCAGAAGGTGGCGCGCAGCGTGGTGGATGCGTTCCGCGTGCTGTACTCGACGCGTTTTCCGGTCCGGACGATGCTTCCGGTGGATCGTTTCGGTGGCGATGATGACGCGTCGATGGCCGCCGACAACACCTCGGCGTTCAACTGCCGGCCGAAAACCGGCTCGACGAGCGGCTTCTCGGTGCACTCGTACGGCAAGGCCATCGACATCAACACGCTGGAGAACCCGTACGTCAAGGGCACGGTCGTGCAACCGCCGGCCGGCAAGACGTTCACGAACCGTGCGAACGTCCGGCCGGGCATGATCAAGCACGGTGACCGGGTCTGGCGGGCATTCACGACGCGCGGTTTCACCTGGGGCGGGGACTGGACGTCACTCAAGGACTACCAGCATTTCGAGGCCCCGATCTGA
- a CDS encoding AfsR/SARP family transcriptional regulator, giving the protein MRLDAFGVLTAEVDGQPVNLGPLKQRMLLGLLLCGAGAEIPSEELIAALWSSPPPASAGNNLRTYVYGLRRVLGKDVITGNGRPGYRFQAGGLAVDVLEFEESCRAAEAATGPDEQRAALTAAVALRRGPAFADIGESRVIAAEAARLEERWLLAVEQLRELDLRQGRAEELVGELTGLVDRHPYRERLISLLMLALYRSGRQTEALAVYRRAAATLAEELAVEPGPELTELHRSMLRQDTGLDRPAPPVATTSVRPAEIPPGSVHFTGRIRESDALTAALAAGRSSRTVPVIAVVGPAGVGKTSLVVEWSQQIAPEFPDGQIFADLRGFSAEPATGTADALRRLLWSLGVEANRVPGTVEQASALLRSMLYSKRLLMVLDNVSSAAQVAPLMPGGHGNAVVVTSRSRLGGLTARYGLQQVQLDALAENEALSLVRRIVGPRRSEAEPAAVRELALRCGHLPLALCIAAANIAEEPARSIGDYLAAYRDGIWVRALRAAGDPDRTVVAAFDLSLRRLTESQQRLLILLGLVPGPNFTADVAAALADVDLITAEDDLLRLVDAHLVRRTATARFAFHDLIREYARGRSEMVGERDRAAALTRLYAFYRDMSDVADRVLQPGALRLPMQRRIMKTDRQAAQTWFAEERDNLVAACRAGVEPEVTTRLADATAGYLWTRVDLDAWSSIAEAEAHAATATGDVQASAAAEIALARIADARCDFTAGVARYGAAVELARKARWREGEGVALGSMAALHGELGNPDLAVRQLQAARVINQEIGSRLQEGRTLLLMGAYRVDQGELDLAEDLFRQAMALIEQEGSRIGRAIILDNMAELALMRRRFDEAAGHAEEAVRICDEINHVACKISSTVALSAVHRGRGDAAAALPFAQRALAMSTTPDARDLGVALHETAEVYDALGEPVRAVEYHRAAYRLTNDAQTRWLGISHAIALGLAEARLPVSGDRPAPPDLDQALADARDCGYRGLEGAALAALAEVHGDADQAWQARKLQSESGWRTDPRLLDALVAGAEGAPRRP; this is encoded by the coding sequence ATGCGGCTGGACGCGTTCGGGGTTCTCACGGCCGAAGTGGATGGTCAACCGGTCAATCTGGGGCCGCTCAAGCAGCGCATGCTTCTCGGGTTGCTGCTGTGCGGGGCCGGTGCGGAGATCCCCTCCGAGGAGTTGATCGCGGCGCTGTGGAGTTCGCCGCCGCCGGCGTCGGCCGGAAACAACCTACGGACTTATGTGTACGGGTTGCGCAGAGTCCTCGGCAAGGACGTCATCACCGGCAACGGGCGCCCGGGCTACCGGTTCCAGGCCGGCGGGCTGGCGGTGGACGTCCTGGAGTTCGAGGAGTCGTGCCGCGCGGCGGAGGCGGCCACCGGCCCGGACGAGCAGCGTGCCGCTCTGACGGCCGCGGTGGCGCTGCGGCGAGGGCCGGCGTTCGCGGACATCGGTGAGTCGCGGGTGATCGCCGCCGAGGCGGCCCGGCTGGAGGAGCGCTGGCTGCTGGCCGTGGAGCAGCTCCGCGAGCTGGATCTGCGACAGGGCCGGGCCGAGGAGCTGGTGGGGGAGCTGACCGGACTGGTGGACCGTCACCCGTACCGGGAAAGGCTCATCTCGCTCTTGATGCTGGCGTTGTATCGCTCGGGGCGGCAGACCGAGGCGCTGGCGGTCTATCGGCGGGCGGCGGCCACGCTCGCCGAGGAGTTGGCGGTGGAGCCGGGGCCGGAGCTGACCGAATTGCATCGGTCGATGCTGCGGCAGGACACCGGGCTGGACCGGCCGGCCCCGCCGGTGGCCACCACGTCGGTGCGGCCGGCCGAGATTCCGCCGGGGTCGGTGCATTTCACCGGGCGGATCCGGGAGAGTGACGCCCTGACCGCGGCGCTGGCGGCCGGCCGGAGTTCCCGGACGGTGCCGGTGATCGCGGTGGTGGGCCCGGCCGGGGTGGGCAAGACGTCGCTGGTGGTGGAGTGGTCCCAGCAGATCGCGCCGGAGTTCCCGGACGGGCAGATCTTCGCGGACCTGCGCGGGTTCAGTGCCGAGCCGGCGACCGGGACCGCGGACGCGCTACGGCGGCTGCTGTGGTCGCTCGGCGTGGAGGCGAACCGGGTGCCGGGGACAGTCGAGCAGGCGTCCGCGTTGCTGCGGTCGATGCTGTACAGCAAGCGGCTGCTGATGGTGCTGGACAACGTGAGTTCGGCGGCTCAGGTGGCGCCGCTGATGCCCGGCGGGCACGGCAACGCGGTCGTCGTCACCAGCCGTAGCCGGCTCGGCGGGCTGACCGCCCGGTACGGTCTGCAGCAGGTGCAACTCGACGCGCTGGCCGAGAACGAGGCGTTGTCGCTGGTGCGCCGGATCGTCGGGCCGCGCCGGTCGGAGGCCGAACCGGCCGCGGTCCGGGAGCTGGCCCTGCGGTGCGGGCACCTTCCGCTGGCGCTGTGCATCGCGGCGGCCAACATCGCCGAGGAACCGGCCCGCAGCATCGGCGACTACCTGGCCGCTTACCGGGACGGGATCTGGGTGCGCGCGCTGCGAGCGGCCGGCGACCCGGACCGTACCGTGGTGGCCGCTTTTGATCTGTCGTTGCGGCGTCTTACCGAGAGCCAGCAACGGCTGCTGATCCTGCTCGGCCTGGTGCCGGGGCCGAACTTCACGGCGGACGTCGCCGCGGCTCTGGCCGACGTCGATCTGATCACCGCCGAGGACGATCTGTTGCGGCTGGTCGACGCGCACCTGGTCCGGCGTACGGCGACGGCGCGTTTCGCTTTTCACGATCTGATTCGGGAGTACGCGCGAGGCAGGTCGGAGATGGTCGGGGAGAGGGACCGGGCTGCCGCACTGACCAGGCTCTACGCCTTCTACCGGGACATGTCGGACGTGGCGGACCGGGTGCTGCAGCCCGGGGCGCTGCGGCTGCCGATGCAACGCCGGATCATGAAGACCGACCGGCAGGCCGCCCAGACCTGGTTCGCCGAGGAACGTGACAACCTGGTCGCCGCCTGCCGGGCCGGTGTCGAACCCGAGGTGACCACCCGCCTTGCGGACGCCACCGCCGGATACCTGTGGACCCGGGTCGACCTGGACGCCTGGTCGTCGATCGCCGAGGCGGAGGCGCACGCGGCCACCGCCACCGGGGACGTGCAGGCCTCGGCCGCCGCGGAGATCGCCCTGGCCCGGATCGCCGACGCCCGGTGCGACTTCACCGCCGGGGTGGCCCGCTACGGCGCCGCGGTGGAACTGGCCCGCAAGGCGCGCTGGCGTGAGGGTGAGGGGGTTGCGCTCGGGTCGATGGCGGCACTGCACGGCGAGCTGGGCAACCCTGATCTCGCGGTACGCCAGCTGCAGGCCGCTCGGGTGATCAACCAGGAGATCGGGTCCCGTCTGCAGGAGGGCCGGACCCTGCTGCTGATGGGCGCCTACCGGGTCGACCAGGGCGAACTGGACCTGGCCGAGGACCTGTTCAGGCAGGCCATGGCGTTGATCGAGCAGGAGGGCTCGCGGATCGGCCGGGCCATCATCCTGGACAACATGGCCGAACTCGCCCTGATGCGGCGCCGGTTCGACGAGGCCGCCGGTCACGCCGAGGAAGCGGTCCGGATCTGCGACGAGATCAACCACGTCGCCTGCAAGATCTCGTCGACCGTCGCGCTGTCGGCCGTACATCGGGGCCGGGGTGACGCGGCGGCGGCTCTGCCGTTCGCGCAGCGGGCCCTCGCCATGTCGACCACGCCGGACGCCCGGGATCTGGGCGTCGCCCTGCACGAGACGGCCGAGGTGTACGACGCGCTGGGTGAGCCGGTGCGGGCGGTCGAATACCACCGGGCCGCGTACCGGCTGACCAACGACGCCCAGACCCGCTGGCTGGGCATCTCGCACGCGATCGCGCTCGGGCTGGCCGAGGCGCGCCTGCCGGTGTCGGGTGACCGCCCGGCCCCGCCCGATCTGGATCAGGCGCTGGCCGACGCCAGGGACTGCGGGTACCGCGGTCTGGAAGGTGCCGCCCTGGCCGCGCTGGCCGAAGTCCACGGGGACGCCGATCAGGCCTGGCAGGCGCGGAAACTGCAGAGCGAGTCCGGCTGGCGTACCGACCCGCGCCTGCTGGACGCACTGGTGGCCGGCGCGGAAGGTGCTCCGCGCCGGCCGTGA